The Lagopus muta isolate bLagMut1 chromosome 8, bLagMut1 primary, whole genome shotgun sequence genome contains a region encoding:
- the IGFBP2 gene encoding insulin-like growth factor-binding protein 2 isoform X2 has product MYNGDDRSESILAENHVDSTGGMLSGASSRKPIKTGMKELAVMREKVNEQQRQMGKVGKVHHNHEDSKKSRMPTGRTPCQQELDQVLERISTMRLPDERGPLEHLYSLHIPNCDKHGLYNLKQCKMSVNGQRGECWCVDPIHGKVIQGAPTIRGDPECHLFYTAHEQEDRGAHALRSQ; this is encoded by the exons ACAATGGTGATGACCGGTCTGAGAGCATCCTTGCTGAGAACCATGTGGACAGCACTGGGGGGATGTTGAGtggagccagcagcaggaaacCCATTAAAACAGGCATGAAGGAGCTGGCGGTGATGAGGGAGAAGGTGAACGAGCAGCAGCGGCAGATGGGCAAAGTGGGCAAGGTCCATCACAACCATGAGGATTCAAAGAAGTCGCGGATGCCTACAGGCAGG ACTCCTTGTCAGCAGGAGCTGGATCAGGTCCTGGAGCGCATCTCTACCATGCGACTGCCGGATGAGCGAGGTCCCCTGGAGCACCTCTACTCCCTCCACATCCCCAACTGTGACAAGCATGGCTTGTACAATCTCAAGCAG TGCAAGATGTCGGTGAATGGGCAGCGTGGAGAGTGCTGGTGTGTGGACCCCATCCATGGGAAGGTGATCCAGGGTGCACCCACCATCCGTGGGGACCCCGAGTGCCACCTCTTCTACACAGCCCATGAGCAGGAGGACCGGGGAGCACACGCCTTGCGGAGCCAGTAG
- the IGFBP2 gene encoding insulin-like growth factor-binding protein 2 isoform X3 has product MLSGASSRKPIKTGMKELAVMREKVNEQQRQMGKVGKVHHNHEDSKKSRMPTGRTPCQQELDQVLERISTMRLPDERGPLEHLYSLHIPNCDKHGLYNLKQCKMSVNGQRGECWCVDPIHGKVIQGAPTIRGDPECHLFYTAHEQEDRGAHALRSQ; this is encoded by the exons ATGTTGAGtggagccagcagcaggaaacCCATTAAAACAGGCATGAAGGAGCTGGCGGTGATGAGGGAGAAGGTGAACGAGCAGCAGCGGCAGATGGGCAAAGTGGGCAAGGTCCATCACAACCATGAGGATTCAAAGAAGTCGCGGATGCCTACAGGCAGG ACTCCTTGTCAGCAGGAGCTGGATCAGGTCCTGGAGCGCATCTCTACCATGCGACTGCCGGATGAGCGAGGTCCCCTGGAGCACCTCTACTCCCTCCACATCCCCAACTGTGACAAGCATGGCTTGTACAATCTCAAGCAG TGCAAGATGTCGGTGAATGGGCAGCGTGGAGAGTGCTGGTGTGTGGACCCCATCCATGGGAAGGTGATCCAGGGTGCACCCACCATCCGTGGGGACCCCGAGTGCCACCTCTTCTACACAGCCCATGAGCAGGAGGACCGGGGAGCACACGCCTTGCGGAGCCAGTAG
- the IGFBP5 gene encoding insulin-like growth factor-binding protein 5: MLLRLLVLLGACPGLSRCLGSFVQCEPCDGKALSLCPPPPLGCELVKEPGCGCCLTCALPAGQPCGVYTERCARGLRCLPRQGEEKPLHALLHGTAVCLSEKSYREQAKAERESREHEEPTTSEMTEETYPPKAYRPKHGRLSDLKAEALKKDRRKKLTLAKFVGMAENTAHPRVVIPELRQEFELGPCRRHMEASLQELKSSQRMVPRAVHLPNCDRKGFYKRKQCKPSRGRKRGLCWCVDKYGMKLPGTDYLSGDLQCHAFDSSNVE; the protein is encoded by the exons ATGCTGCTGcggctcctggtgctgctgggcgcCTGCCCGGGGCTCTCGCGGTGCCTGGGTTCCTTCGTTCAGTGCGAACCGTGCGACGGCAAAGCTCTGTCGCTCTGCCCTCCGCCGCCGCTGGGCTGCGAGCTGGTGAAGGAACCGGGCTGCGGCTGCTGCCTCACCTGCGCCCTGCCCGCCGGGCAGCCCTGCGGCGTCTACACCGAGCGCTGCGCCCGAGGGCTCCGCTGCCTGCCCCGCCAGGGCGAGGAGAAGCCGCTGCACGCCCTGCTCCACGGCACCGCCGTCTGCCTCAGCGAGAAGAGCTACCGCGAGCAAGCCAAGGCCG AACGGGAATCCCGTGAGCATGAGGAGCCGACCACATCGGAGATGACGGAGGAGACCTACCCACCCAAGGCCTACCGGCCCAAGCACGGCCGCCTCTCTGACCTCAAAGCTGAGGCTCTGAAGAAGGACCGCCGGAAGAAGCTGACCTTAGCCAAGTTTGTGGGCATGGCAGAGAACACAGCACATCCCCGCGTGGTCATCCCCGAGCTTCGGCAAGAGTTTGAGCTG GGCCCTTGCCGCAGGCACATGGAGGCctccctgcaggagctgaaaaGCAGCCAGCGGATGGTCCCCCGTGCTGTGCATCTCCCCAACTGCGACCGAAAGGGATTCTACAAGAGGAAGCAG TGCAAGCCCTCCCGGGGACGGAAGCGTGGGCTGTGTTGGTGTGTGGACAAATATGGCATGAAGCTGCCGGGGACTGACTACCTGAGTGGAGACCTGCAGTGTCACGCATTCGACAGCAGCAACGTGGAGTGA